A window of the Candidatus Nitrosotalea okcheonensis genome harbors these coding sequences:
- a CDS encoding DEAD/DEAH box helicase family protein, with product MTKFDGLRGQELLEVEEKNGEITLIFKDNRFLFIKLENGKMVTTSIPE from the coding sequence ATGACAAAATTCGATGGACTTAGAGGACAAGAACTGCTTGAAGTAGAAGAAAAAAACGGTGAAATAACTTTGATCTTCAAGGATAACAGATTTTTGTTTATCAAACTTGAAAACGGCAAGATGGTAACTACATCCATACCAGAGTAA
- a CDS encoding dual specificity protein phosphatase 23, giving the protein MSKPGNLWRKMHGKIAKKPTNFSWLISDKLAGSGMPTSVSEIDWILKQGVKSIVTMTENSLPESWIKNVKYLHVPTEDFSAPDVEQIDEAVEFIQKRIENNEPVMVHCAAGMGRAGTILACYLVKYQKVSAKDAIQKVRKERPGSIQSESQEIAIGLYYKSINK; this is encoded by the coding sequence ATGAGCAAACCCGGAAATCTCTGGCGAAAAATGCATGGAAAAATAGCAAAAAAGCCCACAAATTTTAGCTGGCTAATCAGTGACAAGTTAGCTGGCAGTGGAATGCCAACCTCTGTTTCTGAAATAGATTGGATATTAAAGCAAGGAGTAAAATCCATTGTTACAATGACCGAGAACTCACTCCCTGAATCATGGATAAAAAATGTAAAATATCTTCATGTTCCAACAGAAGACTTCTCTGCACCTGACGTGGAACAAATTGATGAAGCAGTAGAGTTTATTCAAAAAAGAATTGAAAATAATGAACCTGTAATGGTACACTGTGCTGCAGGTATGGGAAGAGCAGGTACTATTCTTGCTTGCTATCTTGTCAAATACCAAAAGGTTTCAGCAAAGGATGCTATACAAAAAGTACGAAAAGAGAGACCGGGTTCTATCCAGTCTGAATCCCAAGAAATAGCAATTGGCCTATACTACAAATCCATAAACAAGTAA
- the amrS gene encoding AmmeMemoRadiSam system radical SAM enzyme, whose product MANGSKKSIEKITRGDKVWSYNVEGNFEIVPNVVTHAGSRFAELLEVRYGSRGHGKLYLTREHPVFTTNGWKTAETLEAGDKIIKVWYQNTKVWREKRLNLIQKSKFSCKNCDQVIVGIDEWNRHRGVCYLKEYEIPKEIRMKYSIRMKANNPMHDPIIAKKAHETSKAKFMKDSSHGWHKNAERLRKWLHTHPSESQKLLYDLLDQMSIKYEKEYRVKIEEYVEGSKSFYIADAAIIEAKIDIEIDGWWHYNSEKTQQTDKIRDKTLAANGWKTIRISGRQIYSHPDEVEALILEYVSPLVRKNKKTWMDVKQVKYTGKTTQVFSFECIPNHNYVGDGILLHNCQYCQNYDISQRRKIEGTDMTPQEVVDLAIKSGSEGIAYTYNQPSIFIEFARDCGVIARKNGLFNIFVSNGYDTPETVNMMNEFLDCITVDFKGNAEPQFSRKYIGIPDPQPIFDTLKEIHRKTKIHVEITDLVVPQVGDNLESAKKLCQFIYDEFGPDMPIHFLRFHPDYKMMDFEPTPISTLEKHHTIAKQIGLNYAYLGNVSGHPLENTHCPQCKKIVVKRYGFDIQGWYLDDNNNCNFCGTKIAIDGKLSKNYKQSRFQFVL is encoded by the coding sequence ATGGCCAACGGTTCCAAGAAATCTATTGAAAAAATAACCCGTGGTGATAAGGTGTGGTCGTATAATGTTGAAGGTAATTTTGAAATAGTTCCTAATGTTGTTACACATGCTGGTTCGAGATTTGCAGAACTTTTGGAAGTAAGGTATGGAAGTAGAGGACATGGAAAGTTATACCTTACACGAGAACATCCTGTATTTACAACTAATGGATGGAAAACAGCAGAAACACTAGAAGCAGGCGATAAAATCATCAAAGTCTGGTATCAAAATACCAAAGTTTGGAGGGAAAAAAGATTGAACTTGATTCAAAAATCTAAATTCTCATGCAAGAATTGTGATCAAGTAATTGTAGGTATTGATGAATGGAACAGGCATAGAGGAGTTTGTTATTTGAAGGAATATGAAATACCAAAAGAAATACGAATGAAGTATAGTATTAGAATGAAGGCTAATAATCCGATGCACGATCCTATTATAGCAAAAAAAGCACATGAAACAAGCAAAGCTAAATTCATGAAAGATTCTTCTCATGGTTGGCACAAAAATGCTGAAAGATTGCGAAAATGGCTTCATACACATCCATCAGAGTCTCAAAAATTACTTTATGATCTTCTTGATCAAATGAGTATAAAATATGAAAAAGAATATCGAGTTAAAATAGAAGAATATGTTGAGGGCTCGAAAAGTTTCTACATTGCAGATGCGGCTATAATAGAAGCCAAAATCGATATTGAAATTGATGGATGGTGGCACTATAATTCTGAAAAAACTCAACAAACTGATAAAATTAGAGACAAAACTTTGGCTGCAAATGGATGGAAAACCATACGGATTTCTGGCAGACAAATATACAGTCATCCTGATGAAGTTGAGGCTCTTATTCTAGAATATGTTTCACCTTTAGTAAGAAAAAACAAAAAAACTTGGATGGATGTTAAACAAGTAAAATACACAGGCAAAACCACTCAAGTATTCAGTTTTGAATGTATCCCAAATCATAATTATGTAGGAGATGGTATATTGTTACATAATTGTCAATATTGCCAAAATTATGACATCAGCCAGCGACGAAAAATAGAAGGAACTGATATGACACCTCAAGAAGTAGTTGACTTGGCAATCAAGTCAGGCTCTGAGGGGATTGCATATACATACAATCAGCCGTCCATATTTATCGAATTTGCACGTGACTGCGGAGTAATTGCAAGAAAAAATGGATTGTTTAATATTTTTGTATCAAATGGTTATGACACTCCAGAAACAGTCAACATGATGAATGAATTTCTTGATTGTATTACAGTAGATTTTAAGGGAAATGCCGAACCACAATTTTCACGGAAATATATCGGAATCCCTGATCCTCAACCTATATTTGATACCCTCAAAGAAATACACCGCAAAACAAAGATTCACGTGGAGATAACTGACTTGGTAGTACCACAAGTTGGTGATAATCTAGAATCTGCCAAAAAATTATGCCAATTCATCTATGATGAATTTGGGCCTGACATGCCAATACATTTTCTTAGATTTCATCCAGATTACAAAATGATGGATTTCGAACCAACGCCAATATCTACTCTTGAAAAACATCATACGATTGCAAAGCAGATTGGACTCAATTATGCTTATTTAGGAAATGTCTCAGGTCACCCTCTTGAAAATACACACTGCCCACAATGCAAGAAAATTGTTGTCAAAAGATATGGCTTTGACATCCAGGGATGGTATCTTGACGATAATAACAATTGTAATTTTTGTGGTACTAAGATAGCAATTGATGGTAAACTTTCTAAAAACTATAAACAAAGCAGATTCCAGTTTGTACTCTGA
- a CDS encoding NADH-quinone oxidoreductase subunit I: MPVGIIPDIGEQMCIGCALCVEICTSLGPDVLRVKPVEGWKRGKAFVFYPERCISDGACIGVCPTKAIFWMRPMDFTPGQPVPLYRNSVFVKGWTELID; encoded by the coding sequence ATGCCAGTTGGAATTATTCCAGATATAGGCGAACAAATGTGCATAGGATGTGCACTCTGCGTAGAGATTTGTACATCACTAGGCCCAGACGTATTAAGAGTAAAACCAGTAGAAGGCTGGAAGAGAGGTAAAGCATTTGTATTTTATCCAGAAAGATGCATTTCAGATGGTGCATGCATAGGTGTATGCCCAACAAAGGCAATCTTCTGGATGAGACCAATGGACTTTACTCCAGGTCAACCAGTACCACTCTACAGAAACTCTGTGTTCGTAAAGGGTTGGACTGAACTAATAGATTAA
- the hsp20 gene encoding archaeal heat shock protein Hsp20, with protein MHNYDINEWDEFDHLFQKMMRPFKGLDKMWNDMTSSENVQTFGPYYYGYSLTVGPDGKPVIKEYGNVQPGLLQKSETREPFVDVIVDNKEKILKIVAEMPGVEKKDIKIEVVGRAVNLDAENNDKKYHTKVPIKQKVDEDSVKATYSNGILEVKFKLKEEDRPQGRTVQVE; from the coding sequence ATGCATAACTATGACATAAATGAATGGGATGAGTTTGACCATCTCTTCCAAAAAATGATGCGACCTTTCAAGGGATTAGACAAAATGTGGAATGACATGACCAGCTCTGAGAACGTACAGACATTTGGTCCTTACTACTATGGGTATTCCCTAACTGTAGGACCTGATGGGAAACCCGTGATTAAAGAATACGGAAATGTCCAACCTGGTCTTCTCCAGAAATCAGAGACACGAGAACCATTTGTAGACGTTATCGTGGACAACAAAGAAAAAATTCTCAAAATTGTGGCCGAGATGCCAGGAGTAGAAAAGAAAGATATCAAGATCGAAGTAGTAGGACGAGCTGTAAATCTTGATGCAGAAAATAATGACAAAAAATACCACACCAAAGTCCCAATCAAACAAAAGGTTGACGAAGATTCCGTCAAGGCAACATATTCTAACGGAATATTGGAAGTAAAATTCAAACTCAAAGAAGAGGATCGACCGCAAGGAAGGACGGTGCAGGTCGAGTGA
- a CDS encoding RpoL/Rpb11 RNA polymerase subunit family protein has protein sequence MDVQLKKSSPKEVQLDISKSDISTLYIVQYEMLKDPTVEFAGVVLRHPLTRQLAMRVNTSKGNPVKEIEKATKTALEYTAELKKIIFSKIKGD, from the coding sequence ATGGATGTTCAACTGAAAAAGTCTTCTCCAAAAGAGGTTCAATTGGACATAAGCAAATCCGACATTAGCACTCTCTATATAGTACAGTATGAGATGCTCAAGGATCCTACTGTAGAGTTTGCAGGTGTGGTCTTGAGACACCCACTTACTAGACAACTTGCGATGCGAGTAAACACTTCAAAAGGCAATCCAGTAAAGGAAATAGAAAAGGCAACAAAGACAGCCTTGGAATACACTGCTGAGCTAAAAAAAATAATTTTCTCTAAAATTAAAGGTGACTAA
- a CDS encoding peptidylprolyl isomerase has protein sequence MGNKIHCAHILVEKLSVAQDLKTRISKGESFANLAKEYSMDVSKKRGGDLGFFSRGAMVSEFEKAAFALEKGQVSDIVKTQFGYHIIKRLD, from the coding sequence ATGGGAAATAAAATTCACTGCGCACATATTTTGGTTGAAAAACTAAGTGTTGCACAAGATCTTAAGACAAGAATTTCAAAAGGTGAAAGCTTTGCAAATCTTGCCAAAGAATATTCAATGGATGTCTCAAAAAAGAGGGGTGGAGATCTCGGATTTTTTTCAAGAGGAGCCATGGTATCAGAATTTGAAAAAGCGGCTTTTGCATTAGAGAAGGGGCAAGTTTCTGATATTGTGAAAACCCAGTTTGGATATCACATAATAAAAAGGCTAGACTAG
- a CDS encoding transcription factor S gives MKFCPKCQARLKIDSSDSEFVCPKCGYSEKGNKVTKEVKNEVVPTIIALDDKEMKEALPTIKIDCEKCGNNEAVWWMLQTRSADEPTTQFYRCIKCSYTWRNYA, from the coding sequence ATGAAATTCTGTCCCAAATGTCAGGCACGATTAAAGATAGATAGCTCTGACTCTGAATTTGTATGTCCCAAGTGTGGATACAGCGAAAAAGGAAACAAGGTAACAAAAGAAGTAAAAAATGAAGTTGTTCCTACCATTATTGCATTAGACGATAAAGAAATGAAAGAAGCGTTGCCAACAATCAAAATCGATTGCGAAAAATGTGGAAATAATGAAGCAGTGTGGTGGATGCTCCAAACAAGAAGCGCAGATGAACCAACCACTCAGTTTTATCGATGTATAAAATGCAGCTATACTTGGCGAAACTACGCATAG
- a CDS encoding CDC48 family AAA ATPase gives MSEITLKIAEAAQRHVGKGIAVVDPKIVEDNGWEAGQILELIGNRKSHVKLWSGYAPDYGTGIIKIDGITRHNIGSGIGEKITVKKVDAIEAEQVTLSPIEKLGEDGLQEYMQTYYMDHVLTTGDTLIVTTQMGGKTQLVVSGTSPSAKPVIVSEQTEFKLGSMTKAIDNSIPRITYDDLGGLRNEVQKIREMVELPMRHPELFEKLGVEAPKGVLLYGPPGTGKTLLAKAVAGETNSHFTSISGPEIIGKFYGESEERLREIFKQAEENSPSIIFIDEIDSIAPKREEVTGEVEKRIVSQLLTLMDGMKSRGKVVVIAATNRPDSIDPALRRPGRFDREIEIGIPDQQGRTEILNIHTRGMPIEEKVNLDQFAKVTHGFVGADLEILAKEAAMRSLRRILPDLDLEAEKIPVEILQKIIITDNDFKDALKDVRPSALREVLVQVPNVTWDDVGGLESLKEELYESVEWPLKHREAFEHADVAAPKGILLYGPPGTGKTLIAKAVAHTSESNFISIKGPELLSKWVGESEKGVREIFRKARQASPCIIFLDELDSLAPSRSSGSSDSGVTERVVSQLLTEIDGLEELQDVLIIGATNRVDLIDSALLRPGRFDRIIEVPLPDTKGRENIFKIHTRKKPLAENIDFAKLVQLTDGFSGAEIEGVCNRSAMSSIRRYVDKKEKNVKTIKITQEDFETAIQKMRPPIAKPKQVITPAII, from the coding sequence ATGAGTGAAATTACATTAAAAATTGCAGAGGCCGCACAGAGACATGTTGGAAAAGGAATAGCTGTAGTAGATCCTAAAATTGTTGAAGATAATGGATGGGAAGCTGGCCAAATTCTTGAGTTAATAGGAAACAGGAAAAGTCATGTTAAACTCTGGTCTGGATATGCTCCAGATTATGGTACGGGAATAATCAAAATAGATGGAATTACCCGTCATAACATAGGGTCAGGGATAGGCGAAAAGATCACAGTAAAGAAAGTAGATGCAATAGAAGCTGAACAGGTAACACTTTCACCTATAGAAAAACTAGGTGAGGATGGACTTCAAGAGTATATGCAAACATACTATATGGATCATGTGCTAACTACTGGTGATACATTAATCGTAACTACTCAGATGGGTGGAAAAACACAACTTGTTGTTAGTGGTACAAGTCCATCTGCAAAGCCGGTTATAGTATCAGAACAAACCGAGTTCAAACTAGGGTCTATGACCAAAGCCATTGACAATTCTATTCCTAGAATAACATATGATGATCTTGGCGGACTACGAAACGAGGTTCAAAAGATACGAGAAATGGTGGAACTTCCTATGCGACATCCCGAATTATTTGAAAAACTGGGAGTTGAGGCACCAAAAGGAGTATTGCTTTATGGACCTCCTGGCACAGGAAAAACACTACTGGCAAAAGCTGTTGCAGGAGAAACCAATTCTCACTTTACTTCTATTAGTGGTCCTGAAATTATTGGAAAATTCTATGGAGAAAGTGAAGAGAGATTACGAGAGATATTCAAGCAAGCCGAGGAAAATTCTCCAAGTATAATATTCATAGATGAAATTGACTCTATTGCTCCAAAGAGGGAAGAAGTAACAGGTGAGGTGGAAAAGAGGATTGTCTCCCAACTTCTCACTTTGATGGATGGAATGAAATCAAGAGGCAAGGTAGTTGTAATTGCAGCAACCAACAGACCTGATTCGATAGATCCTGCATTGCGTAGACCTGGAAGATTTGATCGTGAAATAGAGATTGGAATTCCAGATCAACAAGGAAGAACCGAGATACTAAACATCCACACTAGAGGAATGCCAATTGAAGAAAAAGTCAACTTGGATCAATTTGCAAAAGTGACTCATGGATTTGTAGGCGCTGATTTGGAAATACTTGCAAAGGAAGCTGCCATGAGATCTCTTAGAAGAATTTTACCTGATTTGGATCTAGAAGCTGAAAAAATTCCAGTAGAAATTCTTCAAAAAATTATCATTACAGATAATGATTTCAAGGATGCACTAAAAGATGTAAGACCGTCTGCATTACGAGAAGTTTTGGTTCAGGTACCAAATGTAACATGGGATGACGTTGGTGGATTGGAATCTCTAAAAGAGGAGCTTTATGAGTCAGTAGAATGGCCACTCAAACACAGAGAGGCCTTTGAACACGCTGATGTTGCAGCACCAAAAGGAATCTTACTTTACGGACCTCCTGGAACAGGAAAAACATTGATTGCAAAAGCAGTTGCGCACACATCAGAATCTAATTTCATTAGCATAAAGGGTCCCGAATTGCTCTCAAAATGGGTTGGAGAGTCTGAAAAAGGGGTCCGTGAAATATTCAGAAAGGCACGCCAAGCTTCTCCATGTATCATATTTCTTGATGAGCTTGATTCATTGGCTCCAAGTAGAAGCTCAGGTAGTTCTGATTCTGGCGTTACAGAAAGGGTAGTATCTCAACTATTGACTGAGATAGATGGTCTTGAGGAATTACAGGATGTGCTAATAATAGGTGCTACTAACAGAGTCGATCTCATAGACAGTGCATTACTACGACCTGGAAGATTTGATAGAATCATTGAGGTACCACTACCAGACACAAAGGGACGCGAAAACATATTCAAAATACACACAAGAAAGAAACCACTTGCGGAGAATATTGACTTTGCAAAACTAGTGCAGTTGACTGATGGCTTTAGCGGCGCAGAAATAGAAGGAGTTTGCAATAGATCAGCAATGAGCTCCATACGACGCTATGTAGATAAAAAAGAAAAAAATGTAAAAACAATCAAGATAACTCAGGAAGATTTTGAGACCGCAATACAGAAGATGAGACCACCTATTGCAAAACCAAAACAAGTGATAACACCAGCAATTATATGA
- a CDS encoding aminotransferase class V-fold PLP-dependent enzyme translates to MNLDYSQDFPYKERIYLNNASTSRMPRSSIAAMSDFLVKYNELGPDSEASDNYVKERLGNLRKEISGLIKCRPEEIVLTQSVTDGINFVANGLKLNPNSNIVTRGSTHEHPANHYPWVRVGQRVELRSLPINETGYFEPDTFTSTIDKNTGLVVLSHALFNTGAIIPVEEIGKILSEKNIPYFVDTAQTIGCISDVDVNKINCNFMSFNGSKWLCGPMGMGIFFCRRDSSDLIEPLQVGGESAIFHEDKISHKEMPARFQAGFRNWSGVAGLEASVIYLKKIGISTIREKNIKLANLLRQEISKIDGAILYGPEEEERRTSIVSFSVKDKDSKTLVARLEKNNIILAVRDIFSKKIVRASPHFYNTESEIHAVIDLVKKG, encoded by the coding sequence ATGAATTTAGATTATTCCCAAGACTTTCCATACAAAGAAAGAATCTACCTAAATAATGCTTCCACTTCCAGAATGCCAAGATCAAGCATAGCAGCAATGAGTGATTTCCTTGTCAAGTACAATGAACTAGGTCCGGATTCAGAGGCTTCCGATAATTACGTAAAAGAAAGGCTTGGAAACCTACGAAAAGAAATTTCAGGGCTAATCAAGTGCAGACCAGAAGAGATAGTACTAACTCAAAGTGTAACCGATGGAATAAACTTTGTAGCAAATGGATTGAAATTAAATCCAAATTCTAATATTGTAACACGTGGCTCAACTCATGAACATCCAGCCAATCATTATCCGTGGGTCAGAGTAGGTCAAAGGGTTGAATTAAGAAGTTTACCCATCAATGAAACGGGTTATTTTGAACCAGATACTTTTACAAGTACAATTGATAAAAACACTGGACTTGTTGTGCTCAGTCATGCATTGTTTAACACAGGTGCAATAATTCCAGTAGAAGAAATCGGTAAAATACTTTCAGAAAAGAACATACCATATTTTGTAGATACTGCACAAACTATTGGTTGCATTAGTGATGTTGATGTAAACAAGATTAATTGCAATTTCATGTCTTTTAATGGTTCAAAGTGGTTATGTGGCCCAATGGGCATGGGTATTTTCTTTTGCAGAAGAGATTCAAGTGATCTAATTGAACCGCTTCAGGTTGGTGGAGAATCTGCCATATTCCATGAAGACAAGATATCTCATAAGGAAATGCCTGCAAGGTTTCAGGCAGGTTTCCGAAACTGGTCAGGCGTTGCAGGCCTCGAGGCATCAGTAATTTATCTGAAAAAAATAGGGATTTCAACCATCAGAGAGAAAAACATCAAGCTTGCAAATCTATTACGACAAGAAATTTCAAAAATCGATGGCGCGATTCTGTATGGTCCAGAGGAGGAAGAACGACGAACCAGTATAGTCTCTTTTTCAGTTAAAGATAAGGATTCAAAGACTTTGGTTGCAAGATTGGAGAAAAATAACATAATACTAGCGGTAAGAGACATTTTTTCTAAAAAGATTGTAAGGGCTTCTCCACACTTTTATAATACAGAATCAGAAATTCATGCGGTTATAGATTTAGTAAAAAAAGGCTAA
- the pcn gene encoding proliferating cell nuclear antigen (pcna) — MVFSAKTGGSEEWKAVISAISTLVEEATFEATGEGIAFRGMDPSHVALIDIAWPNSAFEKYVCDEDVKFGVRIDEFSKLIKRADKKDNIEINISEDKLLLVTIGKNKKYKMRLIESSATDTPLPKITYNAKVGVLSTEFDKILGDIQVVSEYLSINANSTKAEFSGRGDSGEAIITLEKGMPEMPEIEVKEDSNATYSLEYLNSIVKAIGTVAGTVICEFSSKMPLRLEFKVANIGRIHFYLAPRVES; from the coding sequence TTGGTATTTTCTGCAAAGACTGGGGGTTCTGAAGAATGGAAAGCAGTCATCTCTGCCATATCAACCCTAGTTGAAGAAGCTACATTCGAAGCTACTGGTGAAGGAATTGCCTTCCGCGGAATGGATCCATCACACGTAGCATTAATCGATATTGCTTGGCCTAATTCTGCATTTGAAAAATATGTTTGTGACGAAGATGTCAAGTTTGGAGTACGAATAGACGAGTTCTCAAAACTGATCAAAAGAGCTGATAAAAAAGACAATATAGAAATCAATATTTCTGAAGACAAGCTTTTACTTGTTACAATAGGTAAAAATAAGAAATACAAAATGCGATTGATTGAAAGTTCAGCAACTGATACACCACTTCCGAAAATTACCTACAATGCAAAAGTTGGTGTACTATCTACAGAATTTGACAAAATACTTGGTGATATACAAGTAGTTTCAGAATACTTGTCCATTAATGCTAATTCCACAAAAGCAGAATTTTCAGGACGTGGTGATTCTGGCGAGGCAATCATAACACTAGAAAAAGGAATGCCTGAAATGCCAGAAATTGAGGTAAAAGAAGATAGTAATGCAACCTACAGCTTGGAATATCTCAATAGTATAGTGAAAGCAATAGGTACTGTAGCAGGCACAGTGATTTGCGAATTTTCGAGTAAAATGCCGCTTAGATTAGAATTTAAGGTAGCAAACATAGGAAGAATTCACTTTTACCTTGCTCCTAGAGTTGAGAGTTAA
- a CDS encoding Lrp/AsnC ligand binding domain-containing protein yields the protein MPTTYILINSDLGSDVEIIQKIKQILGGESGIKYEIQGVYGVYDIIVKITADSMDLLRSIITNKIRKIDKVYSTLTMMVIEEQEK from the coding sequence ATGCCAACAACTTACATCCTGATCAACTCAGATCTAGGCTCAGATGTTGAAATAATTCAAAAGATAAAGCAAATACTTGGAGGTGAGAGCGGCATCAAGTATGAGATTCAGGGCGTGTATGGTGTATATGATATCATAGTCAAGATAACAGCAGATTCTATGGATCTTCTAAGGAGCATAATTACAAATAAGATTAGAAAAATAGACAAGGTTTACTCTACTTTGACCATGATGGTAATTGAAGAACAAGAAAAGTAA
- a CDS encoding aspartate kinase, producing the protein MKLVLKFGGTSVSSPQNIQNVSTLIKKLTKEHKIIPVFSAISGVTDDLIRITHLIQNRNKEAASSLAKKIIKMHTDIAEQCVKNAKIKKDLISKMKADLDEFEDLLHGMLLLGEVTPRSSDYMISFGERLSINLVAFTLNEMGVKAVPLTGKDVGIVTDSNFGGAKPLMDTTRLHVSHTVEDLLQKKAMPIIGGFAGADQHGNITTFGRGGSDYTATIIASSIKADEVWLMSDVDGLMTTDPKIVKDAKLIKEVSYIEAMEMALFGAKYIHPRALEPLVAKKIPLRIRNTFNIGNLGTLVTATPQADTQKTVKCVSTIRHTGLIDVRGGSMVGAPGTAATIFSILAKEGINIMMISQSPSESSISIIVKKNDLDKAVNALEMNLLGKVIKKVDVTVDVSILALIGSGMRGITGVASKVFTAVAKKGVNVIMIAQGSSELNLAFVVKDSDCNAAVQALHDEFNLGK; encoded by the coding sequence TTGAAACTTGTTCTAAAATTCGGTGGAACTTCTGTCTCCTCCCCGCAAAATATACAAAATGTTTCAACTCTGATAAAAAAACTAACAAAAGAACACAAAATCATTCCAGTGTTTTCTGCCATAAGCGGAGTTACAGATGATTTAATCAGAATAACACATCTGATTCAAAATAGAAACAAGGAAGCTGCAAGTTCGCTTGCAAAGAAAATCATCAAGATGCATACTGATATTGCAGAACAATGTGTAAAGAACGCAAAAATAAAAAAAGACTTGATCAGCAAAATGAAGGCAGATCTTGATGAATTTGAGGATCTGTTGCATGGAATGTTGTTACTTGGAGAGGTCACACCGCGGTCTTCTGATTACATGATCTCATTTGGTGAAAGATTATCCATAAACTTGGTTGCATTTACATTAAATGAGATGGGTGTAAAGGCGGTACCACTTACAGGAAAAGATGTAGGAATAGTTACTGATTCTAATTTTGGAGGGGCAAAGCCACTCATGGATACAACACGCTTGCATGTATCTCATACTGTAGAAGATCTTTTACAAAAGAAAGCCATGCCAATAATTGGAGGATTTGCTGGAGCCGATCAGCATGGCAACATAACTACATTTGGAAGAGGTGGGTCTGATTATACTGCAACTATTATTGCATCAAGCATAAAAGCAGACGAAGTCTGGTTAATGAGCGATGTAGACGGTTTGATGACAACTGATCCAAAGATTGTAAAAGATGCTAAACTGATCAAGGAGGTATCATACATTGAAGCAATGGAAATGGCATTGTTTGGTGCAAAATACATTCATCCAAGAGCACTTGAGCCGCTTGTCGCAAAAAAAATTCCGTTGCGTATAAGAAATACGTTTAACATTGGTAATCTAGGTACGCTGGTTACTGCTACCCCTCAAGCTGATACACAAAAGACTGTAAAATGTGTCAGCACAATAAGGCATACCGGACTAATCGATGTTAGGGGTGGAAGTATGGTTGGTGCACCTGGTACTGCAGCTACAATATTTTCAATACTTGCAAAAGAAGGTATTAACATAATGATGATATCTCAAAGTCCATCCGAGTCATCCATATCAATTATAGTGAAGAAGAATGATTTGGACAAGGCCGTAAATGCACTTGAAATGAACTTGCTTGGTAAAGTCATTAAAAAAGTAGATGTTACAGTAGATGTCTCCATCTTGGCTCTCATTGGTTCTGGGATGAGGGGAATTACAGGTGTTGCCTCCAAAGTATTCACAGCTGTAGCAAAAAAAGGTGTAAATGTAATAATGATAGCCCAAGGTTCGTCTGAGCTTAATCTTGCATTTGTAGTCAAAGACTCTGATTGTAATGCAGCAGTACAGGCATTGCATGACGAGTTTAATCTTGGCAAGTGA